The Amycolatopsis japonica nucleotide sequence GCAGTACCGTAGGGTCACCACCCGATCGGGTGACCGTCAAACCGTGAGTACGGCTTCAGAATCGTGGAGGATGTTCCTCCACCACGGAATACGAAAGCGACCCCAGGACCGGCGGACGTGACTGCCCCACTTCCGGACGGCGATGAGTTCCCCGTATCGCCGGACGCCCCGAAGCCAACTTCATCCTCCGCGGCACCGAAGCGGAAGAACGCCGCGCCGACCCGCGCCACGCTGGCCCGCAAGTGGGCCTACCTGGTCACCGGTACGGCGTATCTTCCGTATACCCACGCCCAGATCGAAGAGCATTTCGCCGCTCTGCTGGACGAGGTCTTCGACGCGGTGCTGAGCGGCGACGCCGAGCCCGCGCAGGCCACCGAAGCCGGCGCGCGGCTCGTCGCGCTCAGGTGCGTCGGGCCGGACAGCCTGCGTCGCACGATGGACGTACTCGGCAAGGGGCTTTTGCACGAACCGGAGTTGCGGGGCGTGAAGTCGCTCCCCGAACGGGTGTTGCAGGTGCTCGGCGCGCTCGCGTCCGGCTACGGCGAGGCGTTGCGCGAGAGCATCCAGACACAGCAAGAGGATCTGAGCCGCACGCTGGTCACGCTCGAACGCGAGACACGGCGTGAGCTGGTGCTGACCCAGGCGCGTTTCGAGCAGCTGTTCACCGGCTCCGCGACTGGCGTGGCCGTCACCAGGGTCGACGGCCGCGTCCAGCGGGTGAACCCGGCGTTCGCCGAAATGCTGAACCGGCCCGTCGCGGATCTGAACGGGCTCAACCTCTACGACCTCGTGCATCCGGACGACGCCGACGGCCTGCGTGAGGGCTACCGGAAGCTCCTCGAAGGCGAGAGCCAGCGGCTGGAGCTGTCGCGAAGACTCGTGACCGAGGACGAGGAACCGCCGTGGGCCGCGTTCACCGGCGCCGTCATCCGCGATCCGGCGGGTGAGGCCCAGCAGCTGATCACCCTGGTCGACGGCGACACGGACGTCTCGCTGCTGCAGCGACAGCTCAGCCGTCAGGCGTTGCACGATCCGCTCACCGGCCTGCCGAACCGGCAATGCTTCGGCACCCGCCTGGAGAAGGCGTTGCGGCACGCCGACCCGTCCTTCGGCGTCACGGTCTACCACCTCGATCTGGACGGGTTCTCGCTGATCGCGGGCGGGCTCGGCCAGAAGCAGAGCGACGATCTGTTGAAGAACGTCGCCGCGAAGCTGCGGGCCGTCGTCGGCGGCGAGGACGCGCTCGTCGCCAGGATCGGCGGCGACGAATTCGGCATCCTCATCCAGAACACCGCGACCAGCCCGGACGTCGCCACCGTCATCGGCATGATCAACCAGGAGCTGTCCGAACCGGTCTACCTCGAGAGCGGCAGCGGCGTCGCGGTCTCGGCCTGTGTCGGCGTCGTGCACCGGCCGCCGAGGGACATCGCGCCGAACGAACTGCTGCGCGTCTCGGACATGACACTGCGCCGGGCGCAGGCCAACGGCTACCGGCAATGGGCGCTGTCCGATTCCGTGCTCGACAGCCGGGAGCGGCACGAGTTCGGCCTCGCCGTCTCCATGGCGGGTGCCTGGGAGACCGGTGAGATCGAGGTCGGCTTCCGGCCGCTGACGTGGCTCGCGGACAGCAGGCCGGCGGGTATCGAGGCGAGGCTCGCGTGGAACCATCCGCGTCACGGCCGGATCGGGCACGACACCTGCGTCCGCTTCGCCGACGAGACCGGCCTGATCGTGCCGCTCGGCGAATGGCTCATCCGCACCGCCTGCGAGGAATCGGACGACAGGCTCCCGATGGTGGTGGGGCTGACCCCGCATCAGGCGGCCGATCCCGATCTCGTCGGGTCGGTGCGGACCATCCTGGCCGCGACCGGCCTCGGGCCGTCACGGCTCCGGCTGGGCTTTCCCACCGAGGCCGTGCTCTCGGATGTGGGCGAGACGGTCGACAATCTGCACCTCCTCGCCGAGATCGGCGTGGACGCGGAACTGCAGGGCTTCGGCGCGGGCGGCGACGTCGTCTGCCTGGTCGACGTGCCCGTGCGGACGGTCCGGATCGCTCCCCGGCTGGTGGAGCGGCGGACGGAACCACTCGCGGAACGCACGCTGCGGAACCTCATCGACACCGCGAGCATGGCGGGCGTGACGGTGATCGCGGACGGCATCGACTCGACCGGCGACGCGGGCTGGTGGCAGTCCGTCGGAGCCCACATCGGCGCCGGACGGTATTTCGGTTAGGCCGATCACGCGTGCTTCGGGCCGTGACTCGCGTGATTGGAGGCGGAACTCGTGAGTTCCGTCTTCAATCACGCGAGATCGTTGTCCGATCACGCGAGTTCCGGGTTCGGTTAGGCCGTTTGCCGCAACGGGAGGCGCTAAGTTACCCGAGGGTTGACGTTCGCGGGCGGATTGGGCAACATCCCAGGTCCTCACCCCGCACCTCGGAGGCACGCACATGCAGGACGGCCCGAGGCGTGGCGGGCGTTTCAACGCGCCCGTGGTCGTCTTGAGCCTGTTGCTGGTGATCGCGCTCGGCGCTTGGTGGGGCGTCGACTACCTGCGGGCCCGGTTGGCGGGCAACGGATGTGACGCGCTGACGCCGGTCGAGATCACCGCGGCGCCCGACGTGGCGCCGGTGCTCACGCGGCTCGCGAAGACCGTGCCGCAGGAAGAATGCTTCAGTGTCAACGTGACCGCGAGCGAATCGGCCAAGACCGCCGACCTGCTCGGCACCACCGCCTCCGGCGGGCCCGACGTCTGGATTCCCGAGTCGAGCACGATGTTGTCGCAGGCCAGGGACGCCGGTGCGTGGAACCTGCCGGAATCCGGTCAGTCGGTGGCGAATTCCCCGGTGGTACTGGGACTTCCCGACGAAACCGCGCGGCGGTTCGGCTGGCCGGGGAAAACCCCCTCGTGGCAGGAGATCCTCGACGGAGCGCCGATCGGGATCCCGGATCCGGCGCGCGATCCGCTCGGCGTCGGCACGTTGCTCGCGCTGCGGAAGCTGACCGAGAAGGAGCCCGATCCGGCCGCGGCGTTCACCGCCACCATGCGGAAACTGAACCCGGCGCCGGACCGGTTCCCGGCCGCCTTTCCCGCGACCGAGCAATCCGTCCTCGCACGGAATCTGGTGGCGGCGTACCCGGGCGTCCCGGTGCAGGGGTTCGACTACCCGTATGTCGTGCTGCCCAAGGCGTCCGAAGCGTCGAGGACCGCGGCGGAACGCTTCCTGCGACTGCTGCTCGACCCGCTCGCCGGCGGTATCTTCGCCGACGCGGGATTCCGGGCTCCCAACGGTCAGTTCGCCGTGCCGCGGGCGCGGGACAGCCGGACCGATCCGGCACCGCTCCCACCGGGAGCCCCGCCGGTCGCGGAGCTGTACGCCGTCCTGCAGGCCTGGGCGGGGACGAACCTGAGCGCCCGGGTCCAGGTGCTGCTCGACGTCTCCGGTTCGATGGCCGCCGCCGTGCCGGGCACGGGGAAGAGCCGGATGGACCTCACCCTGCAGGCCGCGACGCAGGGGCTCGGCCTGTTCAAACCCACGACAGAACTGGGTTTGTGGCTGTTCTCGACCAAATTGGACGGTGACAAGGACCATCGTGTCCTGTTGCCGATGAAGACGATCGCCGAGCAGAAGGCCTCGGGTGGTGTCGCGCAACTCCAAGCCGTGCGGCCGAAAGCCGGTGGCGCGACCGGGCTCTACGATTCGATCCTCGCCGCGTATCAGAACGCCCGGCAGAACTGGAAACCCGGCCGCATCAACCTGGTCGTCGTGCTCACCGACGGGCGCAACGAGGACAGCGAAACGATCGGGCTGCCCCGGTTGCTGGAGGAACTGGGCAAGCTGCAGGATCCGCGGAAACCGTTGCCGGTCATCGGCATCGGCATCGGGCCGGATATCGACGCGTCCGAACTGCGGCAGGTTTCCACCGCCACCGGCGGGGAATCGTTCACCACCCCCGATCCGAGGAAGATCTCGGACGTCTTCTACCAGGCGCTGAGCAAGATCATGTGCCAGCCGCCGACCTGCAAGAATTGA carries:
- a CDS encoding putative bifunctional diguanylate cyclase/phosphodiesterase, whose translation is MTAPLPDGDEFPVSPDAPKPTSSSAAPKRKNAAPTRATLARKWAYLVTGTAYLPYTHAQIEEHFAALLDEVFDAVLSGDAEPAQATEAGARLVALRCVGPDSLRRTMDVLGKGLLHEPELRGVKSLPERVLQVLGALASGYGEALRESIQTQQEDLSRTLVTLERETRRELVLTQARFEQLFTGSATGVAVTRVDGRVQRVNPAFAEMLNRPVADLNGLNLYDLVHPDDADGLREGYRKLLEGESQRLELSRRLVTEDEEPPWAAFTGAVIRDPAGEAQQLITLVDGDTDVSLLQRQLSRQALHDPLTGLPNRQCFGTRLEKALRHADPSFGVTVYHLDLDGFSLIAGGLGQKQSDDLLKNVAAKLRAVVGGEDALVARIGGDEFGILIQNTATSPDVATVIGMINQELSEPVYLESGSGVAVSACVGVVHRPPRDIAPNELLRVSDMTLRRAQANGYRQWALSDSVLDSRERHEFGLAVSMAGAWETGEIEVGFRPLTWLADSRPAGIEARLAWNHPRHGRIGHDTCVRFADETGLIVPLGEWLIRTACEESDDRLPMVVGLTPHQAADPDLVGSVRTILAATGLGPSRLRLGFPTEAVLSDVGETVDNLHLLAEIGVDAELQGFGAGGDVVCLVDVPVRTVRIAPRLVERRTEPLAERTLRNLIDTASMAGVTVIADGIDSTGDAGWWQSVGAHIGAGRYFG
- a CDS encoding substrate-binding and VWA domain-containing protein, producing the protein MQDGPRRGGRFNAPVVVLSLLLVIALGAWWGVDYLRARLAGNGCDALTPVEITAAPDVAPVLTRLAKTVPQEECFSVNVTASESAKTADLLGTTASGGPDVWIPESSTMLSQARDAGAWNLPESGQSVANSPVVLGLPDETARRFGWPGKTPSWQEILDGAPIGIPDPARDPLGVGTLLALRKLTEKEPDPAAAFTATMRKLNPAPDRFPAAFPATEQSVLARNLVAAYPGVPVQGFDYPYVVLPKASEASRTAAERFLRLLLDPLAGGIFADAGFRAPNGQFAVPRARDSRTDPAPLPPGAPPVAELYAVLQAWAGTNLSARVQVLLDVSGSMAAAVPGTGKSRMDLTLQAATQGLGLFKPTTELGLWLFSTKLDGDKDHRVLLPMKTIAEQKASGGVAQLQAVRPKAGGATGLYDSILAAYQNARQNWKPGRINLVVVLTDGRNEDSETIGLPRLLEELGKLQDPRKPLPVIGIGIGPDIDASELRQVSTATGGESFTTPDPRKISDVFYQALSKIMCQPPTCKN